The following proteins come from a genomic window of Proteiniphilum propionicum:
- the hemH gene encoding ferrochelatase: protein MRGILLLNVGTPATAEKPDVKKFIGDMLSDPHLTGYPEWLSFFLARKIIAPFSAAKSAEKYKRIWRAEEPKISPLLYYMQKLAEDLEAKKGITVEIAMRYGEPDISSAFKELERRCPLLHEVVVFPMYPQFAQSTTQTIKEELGRIFFKRPHSFRVKFVEPYYYHPSFINALAENAKPYLGEIDRLVFCYHSLPVSQVEAGWKKGKEFDYVYQLKETNRLLCEKMKIDPHHTLIFYSSQRGKNWLKPFLNTDIGDLPKLGWKKVAIAAPGFIVDNMETLYDIDFEARTIFMEAGGEKFTFIPSLNNSEIWIEAIWKIIEKI, encoded by the coding sequence ATGAGAGGCATACTATTACTAAATGTGGGAACTCCCGCTACTGCTGAGAAACCCGATGTAAAAAAATTCATTGGTGATATGTTGTCAGACCCGCACCTGACGGGATATCCTGAATGGTTATCGTTCTTTCTGGCCAGGAAGATTATTGCACCCTTTTCAGCTGCAAAATCAGCTGAAAAATACAAAAGAATATGGAGGGCCGAAGAACCAAAAATATCTCCACTACTCTATTATATGCAAAAGCTTGCGGAAGATCTCGAAGCAAAAAAGGGGATTACGGTTGAGATAGCCATGCGCTACGGCGAACCTGATATATCGAGCGCGTTCAAAGAGCTTGAGAGAAGGTGCCCGCTACTTCACGAGGTGGTTGTTTTTCCCATGTACCCGCAATTTGCACAATCAACCACACAGACCATCAAAGAGGAGCTTGGCCGTATTTTCTTCAAACGCCCTCACTCCTTCAGGGTGAAGTTTGTAGAGCCATACTACTACCACCCATCCTTTATTAATGCTTTGGCGGAGAATGCAAAGCCCTATCTCGGTGAAATCGACAGGCTGGTATTCTGTTACCACAGCCTCCCCGTATCACAAGTTGAAGCAGGATGGAAAAAGGGGAAAGAGTTCGATTACGTTTACCAGTTAAAAGAGACAAACAGGCTTTTATGTGAAAAAATGAAGATCGATCCTCATCACACTCTCATCTTTTACTCCTCACAAAGGGGAAAAAACTGGCTAAAGCCTTTTCTGAACACAGATATTGGAGATCTGCCAAAACTGGGATGGAAGAAAGTTGCAATTGCCGCTCCCGGTTTTATAGTTGATAACATGGAAACTCTCTACGACATAGATTTTGAAGCTCGTACTATTTTTATGGAAGCAGGTGGTGAAAAATTCACATTTATCCCATCACTCAATAACAGTGAAATATGGATTGAGGCTATCTGGAAAATTATTGAGAAAATATAG
- a CDS encoding DUF4286 family protein — translation MIVFNTTFHVEEDIHEEFIEYMLQTFIPMSTRSGILTSPRLARVHGKEKDQGFSFAMEFQVTDLLTLERWNREENRKVFTPLLERFKEKLAGFSTVLETISY, via the coding sequence ATGATTGTTTTCAACACCACTTTCCACGTTGAGGAGGATATCCATGAAGAATTCATTGAATATATGCTTCAGACATTTATTCCAATGTCAACCCGGAGTGGCATTCTTACATCGCCGCGGCTGGCAAGAGTTCACGGGAAAGAGAAAGATCAGGGATTTTCTTTCGCTATGGAATTTCAGGTGACCGACCTGTTAACGCTGGAGAGATGGAACAGGGAGGAGAACCGGAAAGTATTCACTCCTTTACTGGAGAGGTTCAAAGAGAAGCTTGCCGGTTTCTCTACAGTGTTGGAAACAATTTCGTACTGA
- a CDS encoding HU domain-containing protein has protein sequence MNQLVSHIEFLLHEHNCVIVPGFGGFVVNTIHSRRDGIAAFHAPLCELVFNRDLAHNDGLLAQSYMRAYDLTFEAAMQKIEKAVEMVKQHLREDQLVELGRLGSFALNDDKRFIYTPASFIRPVFFGLGKASLKPLIQIQATMPSSKAGDRQRRFGVTGIGAAAVAAVLVLMFILPVSDTAIGRQSAQMLSETGLFHNKPAQLVDHSATAANVNEKAPGTEQMPIATGSDVTTASDANLTAAEVAVNLPAYYIIVGVYQRNDAAEQIMAQLKNEGFSSPGRLDRPGRTDVYAASFDNRADAETYLRKVHKQYPSHSDAWILKR, from the coding sequence ATGAACCAGCTTGTTTCTCATATTGAATTTCTGCTGCATGAACATAACTGTGTTATCGTTCCCGGCTTTGGAGGGTTTGTAGTGAATACAATTCATTCACGCAGGGACGGTATTGCTGCATTTCATGCACCTTTGTGTGAGCTGGTGTTCAACCGCGATCTTGCCCATAATGACGGATTGCTGGCCCAGTCATACATGAGGGCTTATGATCTTACATTTGAGGCTGCCATGCAAAAGATAGAAAAGGCAGTTGAAATGGTTAAACAACACTTAAGGGAGGATCAACTTGTTGAACTTGGGAGGCTGGGTTCATTTGCTTTGAATGATGATAAACGGTTTATATATACTCCGGCATCATTTATACGTCCCGTTTTCTTCGGGCTTGGCAAAGCTTCACTGAAGCCGCTTATTCAGATCCAGGCAACTATGCCGTCGTCTAAAGCTGGTGACAGGCAGAGGCGGTTTGGAGTTACAGGTATAGGTGCGGCAGCTGTGGCGGCTGTTCTAGTACTGATGTTTATCTTACCGGTAAGCGATACTGCTATCGGTCGCCAGTCTGCTCAAATGTTGTCTGAAACGGGACTTTTCCACAACAAACCTGCTCAGCTGGTGGACCATTCGGCAACGGCCGCAAATGTTAATGAAAAAGCTCCGGGGACAGAACAAATGCCGATAGCCACTGGTTCCGATGTAACCACTGCTTCTGATGCAAACTTAACTGCCGCAGAAGTGGCTGTTAATTTGCCAGCCTACTACATTATTGTGGGTGTTTACCAACGAAACGATGCGGCAGAGCAGATTATGGCGCAGCTTAAAAACGAGGGATTTTCAAGCCCGGGACGACTGGACCGGCCGGGGCGTACTGATGTGTATGCCGCTTCATTCGATAATAGAGCTGACGCAGAGACATATTTAAGAAAAGTACATAAACAATATCCATCGCATTCAGATGCATGGATTTTAAAACGTTAA
- the ruvC gene encoding crossover junction endodeoxyribonuclease RuvC: MQKERIIMGIDPGTQVMGYGILRVLDNKPSMEAMGVMQLGKYGNHYLKLAKIYSRILGLIDEYLPDELAIEAPFYGKNVQSMLKLGRAQGVAMAAAISRDIPIFEYAPLKIKMAITGNGSAAKEQVAYMLQKILHIPDENMLPQLDATDGLAAALCHFYQSNVNKGDNKYKDWKDYVSHNPDKVKR, from the coding sequence ATGCAGAAAGAAAGAATAATCATGGGGATTGACCCGGGTACTCAGGTCATGGGATATGGCATTCTTCGCGTGCTTGATAACAAGCCTTCCATGGAAGCAATGGGAGTGATGCAGTTGGGAAAGTACGGTAATCACTATCTGAAACTGGCGAAGATCTACTCCCGTATTTTAGGGCTGATAGATGAATATCTGCCGGACGAGCTGGCCATTGAGGCCCCTTTCTATGGGAAAAACGTACAGAGCATGCTTAAGCTTGGACGTGCCCAGGGGGTAGCTATGGCTGCTGCTATCTCAAGGGATATTCCAATTTTTGAATATGCCCCTCTGAAGATAAAGATGGCGATAACAGGTAACGGTAGTGCAGCAAAGGAGCAGGTTGCTTATATGTTGCAGAAGATACTTCATATTCCTGATGAGAACATGCTGCCGCAACTTGATGCGACAGACGGACTGGCAGCTGCTCTTTGCCATTTTTACCAATCAAATGTTAATAAAGGAGATAACAAATATAAAGACTGGAAAGATTATGTCAGCCACAACCCTGATAAAGTTAAACGCTAA
- a CDS encoding AMP-binding protein, producing MQLFDKTLGDWLEYWAEETPDREYIVYSDRDLRFTWKTFNERVDNMAKGLISIGVTRGSKVGIWAQNVPDWLTFLYATAKIGAVAVTVNTNYRSEEIAYLMKDSDMHTLCMTDGVAGSNYTDIIYELVPEMRATQRGKMRSDRFPELKNVVYIGQEKYRCMYNTAEILLLGKNVPDNEFKRLRGLSNCHDVVNMQYTSGTTGFPKGVMLTHHNITNNGYLTGVHMNFTPEDKCCICVPLFHCFGVVLATMCCLTHGSTQVMVERFDPLVTLASIHKERCTVLHGVPTMFIAQLNHPMFNIFDMSSLRTGIMAGALCPEELMRQVNEKMFMKLTSVYGMTETSPGMTQSRLDDPFEVRCTTVGRNYEFTDVRVIDPETGKECPAGVVGEMCCRGYNVMKGYYKNQAATAQVIDENGFMHSGDLGVKDENGNYRITGRIKDMIIRGGENISPKEVEDYLYRMPGVKDVQVVAVASERYGEDVGAFIIQKEGFNLFREDVRDFCKGHIAKYKIPRYVFFVDQFPMTGSGKIQKYLLREMALELCKKNGIEIL from the coding sequence ATGCAACTTTTCGATAAGACGCTAGGGGACTGGCTTGAATACTGGGCTGAAGAGACACCCGACAGGGAATATATTGTCTATTCCGACCGTGATCTGCGTTTTACGTGGAAGACCTTCAACGAAAGGGTGGATAACATGGCAAAAGGCTTGATCTCTATAGGGGTGACCCGCGGTAGCAAAGTGGGAATATGGGCACAGAATGTTCCCGACTGGCTTACCTTTCTCTATGCGACTGCAAAAATTGGAGCTGTTGCGGTAACGGTAAATACCAACTATCGTTCCGAAGAGATAGCCTATCTGATGAAGGATTCTGATATGCACACCTTGTGCATGACTGATGGTGTAGCGGGAAGCAATTATACTGATATTATCTACGAGCTGGTGCCTGAGATGAGAGCAACACAACGTGGTAAAATGAGATCGGACCGTTTTCCCGAACTGAAGAATGTAGTCTATATAGGCCAGGAGAAATACCGGTGTATGTATAATACCGCTGAAATACTCTTGTTGGGAAAGAATGTACCGGACAACGAGTTTAAAAGATTACGGGGCTTGTCGAACTGTCACGATGTGGTAAACATGCAGTACACCTCGGGAACAACCGGATTTCCGAAAGGGGTGATGCTTACGCACCATAATATTACCAACAACGGGTATCTGACTGGGGTACATATGAATTTCACACCTGAGGACAAGTGCTGTATATGTGTACCGCTGTTTCATTGTTTCGGGGTTGTGTTAGCAACCATGTGCTGCCTTACACATGGCAGTACACAGGTTATGGTGGAGCGGTTCGATCCGCTTGTTACCCTCGCTTCAATCCATAAGGAGCGGTGCACTGTCCTACATGGTGTTCCAACAATGTTTATCGCACAGTTAAACCATCCTATGTTTAATATTTTTGATATGAGCTCATTACGTACGGGTATTATGGCAGGCGCACTTTGCCCGGAGGAGCTGATGAGGCAGGTGAACGAGAAGATGTTTATGAAGCTTACCAGCGTGTACGGTATGACAGAAACTTCTCCGGGAATGACACAAAGTCGGCTTGATGATCCTTTTGAGGTGCGTTGTACGACTGTGGGGCGCAACTATGAGTTTACGGATGTGAGGGTGATTGACCCCGAAACAGGTAAAGAGTGTCCTGCGGGGGTAGTTGGGGAGATGTGTTGCCGCGGCTATAATGTGATGAAAGGTTATTATAAGAATCAGGCAGCTACTGCTCAGGTAATAGATGAGAATGGTTTTATGCATTCGGGCGACCTGGGAGTAAAAGATGAGAATGGCAATTACCGAATCACTGGGCGAATAAAGGATATGATAATCAGGGGAGGTGAGAACATCTCTCCGAAAGAGGTGGAGGATTACCTTTACAGGATGCCGGGAGTGAAGGATGTACAGGTTGTGGCGGTAGCATCTGAACGATATGGAGAAGATGTGGGTGCTTTCATCATTCAAAAAGAGGGATTTAATCTCTTTAGAGAGGATGTGCGTGATTTTTGCAAGGGACATATCGCTAAATATAAAATACCCCGCTATGTCTTTTTTGTTGATCAATTTCCGATGACAGGCAGCGGAAAGATACAGAAGTATCTCCTACGTGAAATGGCTCTTGAGCTATGCAAAAAAAACGGTATCGAAATTCTCTGA
- a CDS encoding helix-turn-helix domain-containing protein: MTAVTEKIKILCAEKNMPVEELAAGAGLTVEQVRRICESENIPSLSSLIKIARALGVRLGTFLDDYEEMGPVVTRNSDLMTPVTFTSQMANSNSHMDFISLAPGKAGRNMDPFLVRISSATGNESFSSHEGEEFLYVLEGAVTVYYGKEKYLLNQGDSIYYDSIVDHLVTASGDAEAQILGVVYSPA; encoded by the coding sequence ATGACTGCAGTTACGGAAAAAATAAAAATTTTATGTGCCGAGAAGAATATGCCGGTAGAAGAGCTGGCTGCCGGTGCAGGGCTTACGGTAGAGCAGGTAAGAAGGATCTGCGAAAGCGAAAATATTCCATCACTTTCGTCATTAATTAAAATAGCGCGTGCGCTTGGAGTGAGGTTGGGTACCTTTCTTGACGACTATGAAGAGATGGGGCCGGTTGTGACAAGAAACAGTGATTTAATGACACCGGTTACATTCACCAGCCAGATGGCCAACAGCAACTCACATATGGATTTTATCTCTTTGGCACCGGGAAAAGCGGGACGAAACATGGACCCGTTCCTTGTCAGGATTTCGTCTGCCACAGGTAATGAGAGTTTCTCTTCACATGAAGGGGAAGAGTTTCTTTATGTGCTGGAGGGGGCTGTTACTGTTTATTATGGTAAGGAAAAATATCTGTTGAACCAGGGTGACAGCATCTATTACGATTCAATTGTTGACCATCTTGTAACTGCGTCAGGTGATGCCGAAGCCCAAATACTGGGTGTTGTGTACTCTCCTGCTTAG
- a CDS encoding type I phosphomannose isomerase catalytic subunit produces MTINNNQQSDKIHSFSASNSSKESKNSLYPLKFEPLLKPVIWGGTEICKFKNIKPLRDGIGESWEISGVRGNVSIVSNGYLAGKSLDKLNSLYKEMLVGKHVHKKFGDTFPLLIKFIDARDNLSIQVHPDDALAKERHNSFGKTEMWYVVNATPGAFLYSGFAESITPDDYLEKIKDNTFTETLRRYEVKAGDVFFLPAGRVHAIGAGCFIAEIQQTSDITYRIYDYNRKDAAGNPRELHTEMAKDAIDYNVYSSYKTDYRKKTNYPVKLVSSSFFTTKLLDIDIPVTRDYSNIDSFVIYICMAGHCTIKDNKGNSEFIQQGESMLIPADTESVIIIPSESSKLLETYLE; encoded by the coding sequence ATGACAATCAACAATAATCAACAATCAGACAAAATCCACTCCTTTTCGGCCTCAAACAGTTCGAAAGAGTCGAAGAACTCATTATACCCATTAAAATTCGAGCCTTTGCTCAAACCTGTTATCTGGGGAGGAACGGAGATATGCAAATTCAAGAATATAAAACCATTACGTGATGGTATTGGTGAAAGTTGGGAAATTTCGGGAGTAAGGGGAAATGTTTCCATAGTATCCAACGGATATCTTGCGGGTAAATCCCTCGATAAGCTGAACTCTCTTTACAAAGAGATGCTTGTGGGAAAGCATGTGCACAAGAAATTTGGGGACACATTTCCGCTGCTTATTAAATTTATTGATGCCCGCGACAACCTGTCCATACAGGTACATCCCGACGATGCGCTGGCAAAAGAGCGACATAACTCTTTCGGTAAAACCGAAATGTGGTACGTGGTAAACGCTACACCGGGGGCATTTCTATATTCGGGATTTGCAGAAAGCATCACTCCCGATGATTACTTGGAAAAAATTAAAGACAATACTTTCACAGAGACGCTCAGAAGATATGAAGTAAAAGCCGGGGATGTCTTCTTCCTGCCGGCGGGGCGTGTACACGCAATAGGTGCTGGTTGCTTCATAGCCGAAATACAGCAGACATCAGATATCACTTATCGTATCTACGATTATAACCGAAAAGATGCTGCCGGGAACCCCCGCGAGCTGCATACAGAAATGGCTAAAGACGCTATCGACTACAACGTTTACAGCTCTTATAAAACAGATTACAGGAAAAAAACAAACTATCCTGTTAAGTTGGTATCATCTTCTTTCTTCACCACAAAACTGCTGGATATAGATATTCCAGTGACAAGAGACTATTCCAATATTGATTCTTTTGTGATTTATATATGCATGGCCGGCCACTGCACAATAAAAGATAATAAAGGAAACTCTGAATTTATTCAACAGGGAGAATCAATGCTTATCCCGGCTGATACAGAGTCGGTGATAATAATACCAAGCGAATCATCAAAGCTATTGGAAACATACCTGGAATAG